The following proteins come from a genomic window of Balearica regulorum gibbericeps isolate bBalReg1 chromosome 9, bBalReg1.pri, whole genome shotgun sequence:
- the LOC104637501 gene encoding programmed cell death protein 1: MAPGALKTMWSSLERALTSLCAILLCCGSMLASCRQVTFFPAMLTLPAGGSATFFCNISMESESGLEYSLNWYKDTNNNQAQKIAEISPNSYQTKMDKYLVTNHTPAFKMEILNLHQNDSGSYYCGLITFFEPDKVMESSRSHLVVTAAPEKTNTTDEPEMEEGNSLDHIKVVLLGILLLAGAVVLLIFGYLTVTYRRGDVQKPPSENAPVKEDKPPVVSVSTVDYGVLEFQCNQCTQVPPETWPVDQTEYATIVFPEEKPITPKWGKKHQDDRTWELQSQPC, encoded by the exons ATGGCCCCAGGTGCCTTGAAGACGATGTGGAGCAGCTTGGAGAGGGCCCTGACCAGCCTCTGTGCCATCCTGCTCTGCTGCGGCTCCATGCTGGCCAGCTGCCGTCAGG TGACCTTCTTCCCAGCCATGTTAACTCTCCCTGCAGGTGGTTCAGCCACCTTCTTCTGCAACATCTCCATGGAGAGCGAGTCCGGCTTGGAGTACAGCCTCAATTGGTACAAAGACACCAACAACAACCAAGCCCAAAAAATTGCTGAGATCAGCCCAAACAGCTACCAGACAAAGATGGACAAGTACTTGGTCACCAACCACACTCCTGCCTTCAAGATGGAGATCCTGAACCTTCACCAGAATGACTCAGGCTCCTACTACTGTGGGCTGATCACCTTCTTTGAACCTGATAAAGTGATGGAGAGCAGCCGGTCCCACTTAGTTGTCACAG CAGCTCCTGAGAAGACAAACACCACCGATGAGCCCGAGATGGAGGAAGGCAATTCCCTGGACCACATCAAGGTCGTGCTCCTGGgcatcctgctgctggctggggcagttGTACTGCTGATTTTTGGCTACCTCACTGTCACATACAGGAGAGGAG ATGTGCAGAAACCACCGAGTGAAAATGCACCAGTG AAGGAGGATAAGCCCCCTGTGGTGTCTGTGTCTACCGTGGACTACGGCGTGCTGGAGTTTCAGTGCAACCAGTGCACCCAGGTGCCACCAGAGACCTGGCCGGTTGACCAGACTGAGTATGCCACCATTGTCTTCCCAGAGGAGAAACCCATCACACCAAAGTGGGGGAAGAAACACCAGGACGACAGGACTTGGGAGCTGCAGTCACAGCCCTGCTGA